From one Actinomyces sp. Marseille-P3109 genomic stretch:
- a CDS encoding AI-2E family transporter — protein sequence MATTSSPSEGTSAEAPDSSKIPGSPEPAQSAGSERRSSQLLSSSGLLGRLKNARTALDRGIDWAERRRQADRDYHLHWEPDPDDTAATTPATPPVSTTHVRVAPSLSFPETVTTRSSVMDSLPSWLVRGGMGAWLGLGIIIVIGLIFYATSQVIPVFIGLFMALVFTSILQPMVNLFARVMPRYPATFLALLTAIGAIAGLVTYVVTSVTSQWNSLASQFSDGLDTIMDFLEHGPLHLTQQQVYYQIQVWLRQGQHYLQSNAPSLASEVVSNASAVVDVLTVLALALFVTIFFLASGGKMWRWFLNELPATMRESTHRAAGAGWYTFAGYARGTVLVALTDAIMAGVFLQLVGIPLAAPLAVLVFIGAFIPIIGAPLAMLVAMVVALASGGLITMIVVGVGVAGIGQIEGHILQPLIMGRQVSLHPVVVIIGVALGTYASGLLGAIVAVPLISVLWSVYSELHVKDAPVTGELPTYSSSRE from the coding sequence ATGGCAACCACCAGTTCCCCATCAGAGGGCACATCTGCTGAGGCTCCCGACTCCTCCAAGATCCCCGGCTCCCCTGAGCCGGCTCAGTCAGCCGGCTCAGAAAGGAGATCGTCCCAGCTTCTGAGCAGTAGTGGCCTCCTGGGGCGGCTCAAGAACGCTCGCACGGCACTGGACCGAGGGATCGACTGGGCGGAGAGACGCAGACAGGCGGACCGCGACTACCACCTGCACTGGGAACCCGACCCGGACGATACTGCGGCAACGACCCCGGCCACTCCCCCGGTGTCCACCACCCATGTCCGGGTGGCGCCCTCGCTGTCCTTCCCCGAGACAGTGACGACCCGTTCCTCCGTCATGGACTCCCTGCCCTCCTGGCTGGTGCGCGGCGGCATGGGGGCATGGCTCGGGCTGGGCATCATCATCGTGATCGGCCTCATTTTCTACGCCACCTCGCAAGTGATCCCGGTGTTCATCGGCCTGTTCATGGCGTTGGTGTTCACCTCGATCCTCCAACCGATGGTGAACCTCTTCGCCAGGGTCATGCCCCGCTACCCGGCGACCTTCCTGGCACTGTTGACCGCCATCGGCGCGATTGCGGGACTAGTCACCTACGTGGTGACCTCCGTGACCAGCCAGTGGAACTCCCTGGCCTCCCAGTTCAGTGACGGCCTCGACACGATCATGGACTTCCTGGAGCATGGGCCGTTGCACCTGACGCAACAGCAGGTCTACTACCAGATCCAGGTCTGGTTGCGCCAGGGGCAGCACTACCTGCAGTCCAATGCTCCATCCCTGGCTTCAGAGGTGGTCTCCAACGCGAGCGCCGTCGTCGATGTCCTCACGGTCCTGGCACTGGCCCTGTTCGTGACGATCTTCTTCCTCGCCTCCGGGGGGAAGATGTGGCGCTGGTTCCTCAATGAGCTGCCCGCCACGATGCGCGAGTCGACCCACCGGGCGGCGGGAGCTGGCTGGTACACCTTCGCCGGGTACGCGCGCGGCACCGTGCTGGTGGCACTGACCGACGCCATCATGGCCGGGGTCTTCCTGCAGCTGGTGGGAATCCCGTTGGCGGCGCCTCTTGCGGTACTCGTGTTCATCGGCGCCTTCATCCCGATCATCGGCGCCCCCCTGGCGATGCTCGTGGCCATGGTGGTGGCCCTGGCCTCGGGTGGCCTCATCACCATGATCGTCGTCGGCGTGGGGGTGGCCGGCATCGGCCAGATCGAGGGGCACATTCTCCAGCCCCTCATCATGGGCCGCCAGGTCTCTCTGCACCCGGTCGTGGTGATCATCGGCGTCGCTCTGGGGACCTATGCCTCCGGGCTGCTCGGCGCGATCGTCGCGGTGCCGCTGATCAGCGTGCTCTGGTCCGTCTACTCCGAGCTGCACGTCAAGGACGCTCCGGTCACTGGCGAGCTACCCACGTACTCCTCCAGCAGGGAGTGA
- a CDS encoding D-hexose-6-phosphate mutarotase produces the protein MTVPNVSNPTHSIATTSPVRLPRTAALGPGAGGQPRLLIDAPAGAAEIYLHGATMTSWVPRGGSEVIFTSRQAVFDGTTAIRGGIPLCLPEFGVGINGDAVPKHGWARIAPWQLRTVTSTDDGGVRALLSVSRDRLTALYEVEVGETLRVGLSLRNEGTEPRTVEAAAHTYLLVQDVTASLISGLDGASYSDNLARTPQESRCVQTGDVKISGPVDRIYDSAAPVTVTDPGHQRTIHIDKRNAPSTIVWNPWSTYSVPMPDMADDEFPTMVCVEAGAVREHAPTIEPGASWSMQVTLSVENSGM, from the coding sequence ATGACCGTCCCGAATGTCAGCAATCCGACTCACTCCATTGCGACGACGAGCCCGGTGCGTCTACCCCGCACCGCCGCGCTCGGACCGGGGGCGGGAGGGCAGCCGCGGCTCCTCATCGACGCCCCGGCCGGTGCTGCGGAGATCTACCTTCACGGCGCCACCATGACCTCGTGGGTGCCGCGCGGCGGGTCGGAGGTCATCTTCACCTCGCGGCAGGCGGTCTTTGACGGCACGACCGCCATTCGTGGAGGAATTCCTCTGTGCCTGCCCGAGTTCGGAGTGGGCATCAACGGAGACGCCGTTCCGAAGCACGGTTGGGCACGCATCGCCCCCTGGCAGTTGCGAACTGTTACCAGCACTGACGACGGCGGTGTCCGAGCCCTCCTATCCGTCAGTCGTGACCGCCTGACCGCGCTCTACGAGGTGGAGGTCGGCGAGACCCTGCGTGTGGGGCTGAGTCTGCGCAACGAGGGGACCGAACCCCGCACGGTGGAGGCCGCCGCTCACACCTACCTTCTGGTTCAGGATGTCACCGCCAGCCTTATCAGCGGACTCGACGGTGCCTCCTACAGTGACAATCTGGCGCGCACCCCCCAGGAAAGCCGGTGTGTCCAGACGGGCGACGTCAAGATCTCCGGTCCCGTGGACCGCATCTACGACTCCGCCGCACCGGTCACGGTGACCGACCCCGGACACCAGCGCACGATCCACATCGACAAGCGCAACGCCCCCTCCACCATCGTGTGGAACCCCTGGTCCACCTACAGCGTCCCCATGCCGGACATGGCCGACGACGAATTCCCGACCATGGTCTGCGTCGAGGCTGGAGCCGTGCGCGAGCATGCCCCCACCATCGAGCCCGGGGCGAGCTGGTCCATGCAGGTGACCCTCAGCGTTGAGAACAGTGGGATGTGA
- a CDS encoding DUF805 domain-containing protein produces MSYGSVPNPNPTGQAPYGAPQQFGAPALSPDVAPLPGASVGEAIKRYFQRYAQFRGYASRSEYWWPWLVNTIIGFIFSLFTVIPMMTAMSEAIEAAQNGDPSMTPVYPASFYVMSGIASLYGLAVLLPNLSSLVRRLHDTGKSGFWFFIGWLPIIGPIWLLVLLASESRPDLYRPEWN; encoded by the coding sequence ATGTCTTACGGAAGCGTCCCCAACCCGAACCCTACCGGCCAGGCCCCCTACGGCGCCCCTCAACAGTTCGGGGCCCCTGCCCTGAGCCCCGATGTCGCCCCGCTCCCCGGCGCGTCCGTCGGCGAGGCCATCAAGCGCTACTTCCAGCGCTACGCCCAGTTCCGCGGCTACGCCTCCCGCTCGGAGTACTGGTGGCCGTGGTTGGTCAATACCATCATCGGCTTCATCTTTTCCCTCTTCACGGTGATCCCGATGATGACCGCCATGTCCGAGGCTATCGAAGCAGCCCAGAACGGCGACCCCTCGATGACCCCCGTGTATCCCGCCAGTTTCTACGTCATGTCCGGCATCGCCTCGCTTTATGGTCTCGCGGTTCTCTTGCCGAACCTCTCTTCCTTGGTGCGGCGCCTGCACGACACTGGCAAGTCAGGATTCTGGTTCTTCATCGGGTGGCTGCCGATCATCGGGCCGATCTGGCTGTTGGTTCTTCTCGCGTCAGAGTCACGCCCCGACCTCTACCGCCCCGAGTGGAACTGA
- a CDS encoding MFS transporter — MLPAIPLHSRLRPRRGPELLRARAAVYLVFLANGLGFANLVPRFPEIVEQLGLSKAAFGQAVAAASVGALVAGLAASWLISRLTSARVASLGMLVVALALLGAGLARSWIVLAACLLVMGGTDAIVDVAQNAHGLRVQRRWGASIVTSFHASWSLGAVLGAAMGQAMAGAGVGLGTHMTLTAMVLLVISVGPLLVGWFLPGHDSAERAPDQVGAFDDSREAPPTVSSRRSLPVTILVLGVVGLLCADSMFPEDVAMNWSSLLLSEQGATAGRVGLGLVALQGTMIVGRLVGDRIIDAVGQRAVIAWGGALVTLGMSIALLLSSVAGTLIGMAISGAGCAVAVPVTYSAADDIEGLPPGLGLTIVSWLARLTGLLAPPVVGWLADDHGLWVALAYGLLGGLVMVTCWPVLRRRPAEARAS, encoded by the coding sequence GTGCTACCCGCCATCCCGCTGCACAGCCGTCTGAGACCGCGGCGCGGTCCCGAGCTGCTTCGAGCCCGAGCCGCGGTGTACCTGGTGTTCCTGGCCAATGGCTTGGGCTTCGCCAACCTGGTTCCGCGATTCCCTGAGATCGTGGAGCAACTGGGCCTGAGCAAGGCGGCCTTCGGGCAGGCCGTGGCCGCGGCCAGTGTCGGTGCCCTCGTGGCGGGGTTGGCTGCATCCTGGCTCATCTCCCGTCTGACCTCGGCGAGGGTCGCCAGCCTGGGCATGCTCGTGGTCGCACTGGCGCTCCTCGGCGCAGGTCTGGCCCGCTCGTGGATCGTTCTGGCGGCCTGTCTCCTGGTCATGGGCGGGACAGACGCCATCGTCGACGTCGCCCAGAATGCGCACGGCCTGCGCGTCCAGCGCCGCTGGGGCGCTTCCATCGTGACGAGCTTCCACGCCTCCTGGTCACTGGGGGCGGTCCTGGGCGCGGCCATGGGGCAAGCCATGGCCGGAGCCGGCGTGGGGTTGGGGACCCATATGACGCTCACGGCGATGGTGCTTCTGGTCATTTCGGTGGGCCCCCTGCTCGTGGGCTGGTTCCTGCCCGGTCATGACTCCGCTGAGCGCGCTCCCGATCAGGTCGGCGCCTTCGACGACTCCCGCGAGGCGCCACCGACTGTCTCGTCGCGTCGCTCGCTCCCAGTGACGATCCTCGTCCTCGGCGTCGTCGGCCTGCTGTGCGCCGACTCTATGTTCCCCGAGGACGTGGCCATGAACTGGTCGTCCCTGCTCCTGTCCGAGCAGGGCGCTACCGCCGGCCGTGTGGGGCTGGGACTCGTGGCGCTCCAGGGGACGATGATCGTGGGGCGTCTGGTAGGGGACCGGATCATCGACGCCGTCGGTCAGCGAGCCGTCATCGCCTGGGGCGGAGCCCTGGTAACCCTTGGCATGAGCATCGCACTCCTGCTCTCCTCCGTCGCCGGAACACTGATCGGGATGGCCATCTCCGGGGCCGGCTGCGCCGTCGCCGTGCCCGTGACCTATTCCGCGGCCGACGACATCGAAGGGCTTCCTCCTGGGCTGGGCCTGACCATCGTGTCCTGGCTCGCCCGCCTCACGGGACTTCTGGCGCCACCGGTTGTCGGCTGGCTCGCCGATGACCACGGGTTGTGGGTAGCCCTGGCCTACGGCCTGCTGGGAGGTCTCGTCATGGTCACCTGCTGGCCGGTCCTGCGACGCCGGCCCGCTGAGGCAAGAGCCTCCTAA
- a CDS encoding bifunctional GNAT family N-acetyltransferase/nucleoside triphosphate pyrophosphohydrolase family protein, which yields MDSFEMTVPADAGLPALVLSVPTGDDIDRIAEICQEADIQEWTFIPRGYQRSDAQAFVEQIVTNGWSEGRELTWAVREAGDDGASSTFVGMLGITLSGPEDARTGEIGYWLTAAARGRGTMTRAVAALIETAFDPDGPLSLSALRWRCDIHDSSRGPVPNWASWKVAWSLGFQREGQVRRLLLNDGRLRDGWVATLLPDDPREPQAPWDGPVSAEAASLPLVAHDGVGEREGDDPEALVRRFHHVYGLPVQTDGASLERKSLHMRMSLIAEEFVELVGAVYGQAARTEAESGYRRAVAVDDGTRDTVEAADALADLVYVIYGMALETGIDLPAVLAEVQRSNMSKLGADGKPIYREDGKVLKGPGYFAPDVAEVLRRRRLC from the coding sequence ATGGACTCCTTTGAGATGACCGTTCCCGCGGATGCTGGTCTGCCCGCACTTGTTCTGTCGGTCCCGACCGGCGACGACATCGACCGCATCGCCGAGATCTGCCAGGAGGCCGACATTCAGGAGTGGACCTTCATCCCCCGCGGCTATCAGCGCAGCGACGCTCAGGCGTTCGTCGAGCAGATCGTGACCAACGGCTGGAGTGAGGGGCGCGAGCTCACGTGGGCGGTTCGTGAGGCCGGCGACGACGGAGCCTCCTCGACCTTCGTGGGAATGCTCGGCATCACCCTGAGTGGCCCTGAGGATGCTCGAACGGGAGAGATCGGCTACTGGCTCACCGCTGCTGCGCGAGGGCGCGGCACTATGACCCGCGCCGTCGCCGCCCTCATTGAAACGGCCTTCGACCCGGACGGCCCCCTGAGCCTGTCCGCGCTGCGGTGGCGCTGCGACATCCATGACTCAAGCCGCGGCCCGGTGCCCAACTGGGCCTCCTGGAAGGTCGCCTGGTCGCTCGGCTTCCAGCGAGAGGGGCAGGTGCGCCGTCTCCTGCTCAATGACGGCCGGCTCCGCGACGGATGGGTCGCCACCCTGCTTCCCGACGACCCTCGCGAGCCGCAAGCGCCCTGGGACGGTCCCGTCAGCGCGGAGGCGGCTTCACTGCCGCTAGTGGCGCACGACGGCGTCGGAGAGCGTGAAGGCGACGACCCCGAGGCCCTCGTGCGGCGCTTCCACCACGTCTACGGACTTCCCGTGCAGACCGACGGCGCCAGCCTTGAGCGCAAGAGCCTGCACATGCGCATGAGCCTCATCGCCGAGGAGTTCGTCGAGCTCGTTGGCGCCGTCTATGGGCAAGCGGCCCGCACCGAGGCCGAGTCGGGCTACCGCCGCGCCGTGGCCGTCGACGACGGTACTCGTGACACCGTCGAGGCTGCTGATGCGCTGGCGGACCTCGTCTACGTCATCTACGGCATGGCCCTGGAGACCGGGATCGACCTGCCGGCCGTGCTCGCAGAGGTTCAGCGCTCCAACATGTCCAAGCTGGGGGCCGACGGCAAGCCGATCTATCGCGAGGACGGCAAGGTCCTCAAAGGTCCGGGTTACTTCGCACCGGACGTGGCCGAGGTGCTCCGCCGCCGGCGTCTGTGCTGA
- a CDS encoding MFS transporter codes for MVVTRSPGLRAWAALAVLTLAVTLLAIDSTVLALAIPSLSADLGPTASQLLWIGDIYSFTLAGLLVTMGNVADRIGRRRLLLIGTLGFGAASVMAAFAPSAGALIAARALLGVGGATIMPSTLSLIRNIFPDAHHRATAIAIWSAGSSGGAALGPLVGGALLEHFWWGSVFLINVPVMAAVIITGLWLLPESKNDQGAPVDMVSAILSVLAIVPIVYAVKSFAHNGLTALAVAALLAGLGAGWVFLRRQRTLATPLIDVELFRRPAFTWAIIATVLAIFSLAGLLYFFSQYLQLVRGYSTLQAGLTELPTSLASIVVIAVVAAVVRRLGNGRALGGGLILAAVGLLVVAVGESYGGIVVICIGLLIIGAGVGLAFTVSTDAVLGSVPADRAGAASAISETGFELGVALGIAVLGTIQDVGYRLLLGSAPSGLPSQVVDAAEQSLATLSGAIDRTAPAQAQLMAHAQTSFTHAMQATAAIAAGILLVAGVMAARHVPATSETSEEVSCEPRSGTALSPGRSSSPIATGSMPSPSTPWPSTSG; via the coding sequence ATGGTCGTGACTCGTTCTCCTGGACTCCGTGCCTGGGCGGCACTGGCCGTCCTGACCCTTGCTGTGACCCTGCTGGCCATCGACTCGACGGTGCTGGCGCTTGCGATTCCCTCGCTGAGCGCGGACCTGGGGCCGACGGCCAGTCAGCTGCTGTGGATCGGTGACATCTACTCCTTCACCCTGGCCGGCCTGCTGGTCACGATGGGCAACGTCGCCGACCGCATCGGTCGGCGACGCCTCCTGCTCATCGGGACCCTCGGTTTCGGGGCGGCCAGCGTCATGGCGGCCTTCGCGCCGAGCGCGGGTGCGCTCATCGCCGCCCGTGCCCTGCTGGGTGTTGGAGGAGCCACGATCATGCCCTCCACCCTGTCCCTCATCCGCAACATCTTCCCCGATGCTCATCATCGTGCCACCGCCATCGCGATCTGGTCGGCCGGCAGCTCCGGCGGCGCCGCCCTGGGGCCATTGGTCGGTGGGGCCCTGCTCGAGCACTTCTGGTGGGGCAGCGTCTTCCTCATCAACGTCCCCGTGATGGCGGCCGTCATCATCACCGGCCTGTGGCTCCTGCCCGAGTCGAAGAACGATCAGGGAGCCCCGGTGGACATGGTCTCCGCGATCCTGTCCGTCCTGGCGATCGTGCCGATCGTCTACGCCGTCAAGTCCTTCGCCCACAACGGTCTGACGGCCCTCGCCGTGGCTGCCCTGCTCGCGGGCCTCGGTGCCGGATGGGTCTTCCTAAGGCGCCAGCGCACGCTGGCCACACCGCTGATCGACGTCGAGCTCTTCAGACGCCCCGCATTCACCTGGGCGATCATCGCCACCGTGCTGGCGATCTTCTCCCTGGCCGGTCTGCTGTACTTCTTCTCCCAGTACCTGCAGCTCGTCCGGGGCTACTCCACGCTCCAAGCGGGTCTGACCGAGCTCCCCACGTCGCTGGCCTCCATCGTCGTTATCGCGGTCGTGGCCGCGGTGGTACGCCGACTCGGAAACGGACGGGCGCTCGGAGGCGGTCTGATTCTGGCAGCAGTGGGCCTCCTTGTCGTTGCCGTGGGAGAGTCCTACGGCGGGATTGTCGTGATATGCATCGGTCTGCTCATCATCGGTGCTGGCGTCGGCCTGGCCTTCACGGTCTCTACCGACGCGGTCCTGGGATCGGTGCCGGCGGACCGGGCCGGAGCAGCCTCCGCCATCTCCGAGACCGGCTTCGAGCTCGGCGTTGCCCTAGGCATCGCGGTGCTGGGAACGATCCAGGACGTCGGCTACCGACTTCTGCTCGGGTCTGCCCCCTCGGGTCTTCCGAGCCAGGTGGTCGACGCCGCTGAGCAGTCGCTGGCGACCCTGTCTGGCGCCATCGATCGTACTGCGCCCGCGCAGGCCCAGCTGATGGCACATGCCCAGACCTCCTTCACTCATGCCATGCAGGCCACGGCCGCTATTGCCGCCGGTATCCTCCTGGTTGCCGGCGTCATGGCCGCACGGCACGTTCCAGCCACGAGTGAAACGAGTGAGGAGGTCTCATGCGAACCTCGAAGCGGGACCGCATTATCACCGGGGCGCTCGAGCTCGCCCATCGCAACGGGTTCGATGCCCTCACCTTCGACGCCCTGGCCGAGCACGTCGGGCTGA
- a CDS encoding TetR/AcrR family transcriptional regulator, giving the protein MRTSKRDRIITGALELAHRNGFDALTFDALAEHVGLTRGGIIYHFRTKTELLEGIAAAFQERWWAEALEALGKPVEEASRSERIEALARSVIDGAILPGEVSFMLSTTAEAEMIKNAWEVLRDEWVGEAPELTPMQRVALLAVDGWWANRAVDSRNQDPDEPAIADLIVSLVAGNRPDQKLFKPSDRD; this is encoded by the coding sequence ATGCGAACCTCGAAGCGGGACCGCATTATCACCGGGGCGCTCGAGCTCGCCCATCGCAACGGGTTCGATGCCCTCACCTTCGACGCCCTGGCCGAGCACGTCGGGCTGACCCGTGGCGGGATCATCTACCACTTCCGTACCAAGACCGAGCTCCTGGAGGGTATCGCCGCAGCCTTCCAGGAGCGTTGGTGGGCCGAGGCCCTGGAGGCACTGGGAAAGCCCGTGGAGGAGGCGAGCCGCTCCGAGCGCATTGAGGCTCTGGCCCGCTCCGTCATCGACGGTGCGATCCTGCCTGGTGAGGTCAGCTTCATGCTCTCGACCACGGCGGAGGCCGAGATGATCAAGAATGCCTGGGAAGTGCTGCGTGACGAGTGGGTCGGAGAGGCACCCGAGCTCACCCCGATGCAACGCGTGGCACTGCTGGCCGTGGATGGATGGTGGGCGAACCGCGCCGTCGACAGCCGTAACCAGGACCCCGATGAGCCCGCCATTGCCGATCTCATCGTGTCCCTGGTGGCAGGAAACCGGCCCGACCAGAAGCTCTTCAAGCCGTCCGATAGGGACTAA
- a CDS encoding M3 family metallopeptidase, whose amino-acid sequence MSETTDGTDLPESNVFARPWPLDLGLPGFTAVDHADIEPAIRAGMAAERREWEAIATNEAEPTIANTVNALERSGELLERALTVLDALTSATDCPDLDELEEVLAPELAAHSDAYHLDSRLYERFKTLDDLVAAAPDGEETRDADGAVIDAETARLIRLTVEEFERNGVGLDESETDALKEINARVNALKMRFSILVTEAMHAAEVSNVTVTPALATTRPHAARLSLLDRSMNRGLGGHDGAGDTRDIVLELAVLRAERAALLGYPHHAALVAAESAARTTDAVREMLARLTPPAMANARRDAQIYAARMENDPETQEGETFGPADWPFYEAAERKDRFGVDDEVLAPYLELWSVVVNGVFYAANRLYGITFHEREDLAEHMYAPGVRVWEVHDGEGPEAPVLGLFVGDYYARAGKSGGAWMDSLVTGSTLTGRRPVVINCCNIEQPTSGPALLTWDEVITCFHEFGHALHALLSETRYPSAFGTAVPRDVVEFPSQLNEKWALHPEVLSSYARHVDSGGPLPTDLAKQLRGQGSFGQGYATTEYLGAALLDQAWHTLAPGEVPGDIREVEEFEHRALAAAGVNDALVPPRYRTTYFSHIFAGGYSAAYYAYIWSEVMDADAIAWFTTDGAIGGDLGLNRKAGDTFRREFLARGDSRDASTSYRAFTGRDPSILPLLKRRGLT is encoded by the coding sequence ATGAGCGAGACCACCGACGGCACCGACCTCCCGGAGTCGAACGTCTTCGCCAGGCCATGGCCGCTCGACCTGGGTCTGCCCGGCTTCACGGCCGTGGACCACGCCGATATCGAACCGGCCATCCGTGCCGGGATGGCTGCCGAGCGCCGGGAGTGGGAGGCGATTGCCACCAACGAGGCCGAACCCACGATCGCCAACACCGTCAACGCCCTGGAACGATCCGGTGAGCTGCTGGAGCGGGCGCTGACAGTACTGGACGCCCTGACCTCCGCCACTGACTGCCCGGACCTCGATGAGCTCGAGGAGGTGCTCGCCCCGGAGCTGGCGGCGCACTCCGACGCCTACCATCTCGACTCGCGCCTCTATGAGCGCTTCAAGACGCTCGATGACCTCGTCGCTGCAGCACCCGACGGCGAGGAGACGCGCGACGCCGACGGCGCCGTCATCGACGCCGAGACCGCCCGTCTCATCCGCCTGACCGTTGAGGAGTTCGAACGCAACGGCGTTGGCCTGGACGAGTCGGAGACTGACGCCCTCAAGGAGATCAACGCCCGCGTCAACGCGCTCAAGATGCGTTTCTCCATCCTGGTCACCGAGGCCATGCATGCCGCTGAGGTCTCTAACGTCACGGTGACACCCGCCCTGGCCACCACCCGTCCCCATGCCGCCCGGCTCTCCCTCCTGGACAGGTCCATGAACCGGGGACTGGGCGGACATGACGGCGCCGGCGATACTCGGGACATCGTCCTGGAGCTCGCGGTACTGCGCGCCGAACGAGCTGCCCTCCTGGGCTATCCGCACCACGCCGCCCTCGTGGCGGCGGAGTCGGCGGCCAGGACCACCGACGCGGTCCGCGAGATGCTGGCCCGCCTCACACCGCCCGCCATGGCCAACGCCCGACGCGATGCCCAGATCTATGCCGCCCGTATGGAGAACGACCCTGAGACCCAGGAGGGTGAGACCTTCGGCCCCGCCGACTGGCCCTTTTACGAGGCCGCTGAGCGCAAGGACCGCTTCGGCGTCGACGACGAGGTCCTGGCCCCTTACTTGGAGCTGTGGAGCGTCGTCGTCAACGGAGTCTTCTACGCTGCGAACCGTCTCTATGGCATCACCTTCCACGAGCGTGAGGACCTGGCCGAGCACATGTACGCCCCCGGTGTACGAGTCTGGGAGGTGCATGACGGCGAGGGCCCGGAGGCGCCGGTTCTGGGGCTCTTCGTCGGCGACTACTACGCCAGGGCGGGCAAGTCCGGAGGCGCCTGGATGGACAGTCTCGTCACCGGCTCTACCCTCACCGGTCGCAGGCCGGTCGTCATCAACTGCTGCAACATCGAGCAGCCAACCTCCGGGCCGGCACTGCTGACCTGGGACGAGGTCATCACCTGCTTCCACGAGTTCGGGCACGCCCTGCACGCCCTGCTGTCCGAGACGCGCTACCCCTCTGCCTTCGGGACCGCCGTGCCTCGTGACGTTGTCGAGTTTCCCAGCCAGCTCAACGAGAAGTGGGCACTTCATCCCGAGGTGCTCTCCAGCTACGCCCGTCACGTGGACAGCGGCGGGCCCCTGCCCACTGATCTGGCCAAGCAGCTGCGCGGCCAGGGCTCCTTCGGTCAGGGATACGCCACCACCGAGTACCTGGGGGCGGCCCTGCTCGATCAGGCCTGGCACACCTTGGCACCGGGAGAGGTCCCGGGGGACATCCGCGAGGTGGAGGAGTTTGAGCATCGGGCCCTGGCCGCTGCCGGTGTCAACGACGCGCTCGTCCCCCCACGCTATCGCACCACCTACTTCTCCCACATCTTCGCCGGCGGCTACAGCGCCGCCTACTACGCCTACATCTGGAGCGAGGTCATGGACGCTGATGCCATCGCGTGGTTCACCACCGACGGCGCGATCGGCGGTGACCTCGGCCTGAACCGCAAGGCCGGAGACACGTTCCGCCGAGAGTTCCTCGCTCGCGGCGACTCCCGGGACGCCTCGACCTCCTACCGCGCCTTCACCGGGCGCGACCCCAGCATCCTGCCCCTTCTCAAGCGCCGCGGACTCACCTGA
- a CDS encoding NAD(P)/FAD-dependent oxidoreductase, with translation MARVTIVGGGYGGITVAKALDDIAEVTLVEQKDTFVSHAAALRAVVDRDWAEKIFLPYDRLLTNGRVIHGTALAVRGTTVEVTGHGPIEADYLVLATGTAYPFPAKHMESSSVVAKARIERVHANLEQSSRVLIVGAGAVGIELAGEITSVFPDIKVTMLEAADRILPAGDYKPEVREAISDQLTQRGVEIITGDSLSFLPPVDVGVLSPFRVTTQGGRQLEVDMWFRAYGSAAATGFLSEDYDEVRHYDGTIRVDDYLRVVDHPGVWAIGDITDVRESKRADAARAHARVVASNIADLIAGREPSTTYTPGTERIILPLGPGGGASQILRDGVRVVVGPEETSRIKGEDLFLGFIRKELGVERDA, from the coding sequence ATGGCTCGCGTCACCATCGTTGGCGGTGGGTATGGCGGCATCACCGTCGCCAAGGCCCTCGATGACATCGCCGAGGTCACCCTCGTGGAGCAGAAGGACACCTTCGTCAGCCACGCCGCAGCGCTGCGGGCGGTGGTCGACCGGGACTGGGCGGAGAAGATCTTCCTGCCCTACGACCGGCTCCTGACCAACGGGCGCGTCATTCACGGCACGGCGCTGGCCGTTCGCGGCACCACCGTGGAGGTCACCGGGCATGGGCCGATCGAGGCCGACTACCTGGTGCTGGCCACCGGGACCGCCTACCCCTTCCCGGCCAAGCACATGGAGTCCTCCTCCGTCGTCGCCAAGGCCCGCATCGAACGTGTTCACGCCAACCTCGAACAGTCCTCGCGAGTGCTCATCGTGGGAGCCGGCGCGGTCGGCATCGAGCTGGCCGGAGAGATCACCTCGGTCTTCCCGGACATCAAGGTGACCATGCTGGAGGCCGCCGATAGGATCCTGCCCGCCGGTGACTACAAGCCGGAGGTCCGCGAGGCCATCTCCGACCAGCTCACCCAGCGCGGCGTGGAGATCATCACCGGTGACTCCCTCAGCTTCCTGCCCCCGGTCGACGTCGGCGTGCTCTCACCCTTCCGGGTCACCACCCAGGGCGGGCGTCAGCTGGAGGTGGACATGTGGTTCCGCGCCTACGGCTCGGCGGCTGCCACCGGATTCCTCAGCGAGGACTACGACGAGGTGCGCCACTACGACGGCACGATCCGTGTCGACGACTACCTGCGGGTGGTGGACCACCCCGGCGTATGGGCCATCGGCGACATCACCGACGTGCGCGAGTCCAAGCGCGCCGACGCCGCCCGGGCCCACGCCCGAGTCGTGGCCAGCAACATTGCCGACCTCATCGCGGGCCGGGAGCCCAGTACCACCTACACACCCGGGACCGAGCGGATCATCCTGCCCCTTGGGCCCGGCGGTGGAGCCTCCCAGATCCTGCGCGACGGCGTGCGAGTCGTCGTCGGACCTGAGGAGACCAGCAGGATCAAGGGGGAGGATCTCTTCCTGGGCTTCATCCGCAAGGAGCTGGGAGTCGAGCGGGACGCGTGA